In the genome of Leeuwenhoekiella sp. MAR_2009_132, one region contains:
- a CDS encoding glycosyltransferase: MRVLQLIDSLEVGGAERMAVNYANALLGKIEVSALCATRAEGDLKSIIKPDIPYLFLNKKRTLDLAAFLRLRRFIRTYNIQLIQAHGSSYFTAVLVKMITPDLKVVWHDHYGNSEFLKERDTRFLKPLSRFFDGVIAVNDILSRWSKEYLNIEKSVFIKNFIADALPLDINFNPKGTKGKRLVCVANLRPQKNHQLLLKSFEELLKIDDQYTLHLFGSKIDITYSDLILSSIETSGFKDSVFYYGTHLKISSVLPYFDIGLLTSNSEGLPLSLLEYGQAGLAVVTTNVGDCARVLDGAGICVPPNDFESLVNAVLNYKSTPQSKIDYGILLQKKIERFYSSNSVLAEVIGIYEQVLN; encoded by the coding sequence ATGCGGGTTCTACAATTAATAGATAGTCTTGAGGTAGGAGGCGCTGAGCGTATGGCAGTAAATTATGCTAATGCGTTGCTTGGTAAGATTGAAGTTTCTGCATTGTGTGCCACACGTGCAGAGGGAGATTTAAAAAGTATTATTAAACCTGATATTCCTTATTTGTTTTTAAATAAAAAACGTACACTAGATCTTGCCGCATTTTTACGTTTACGTAGGTTTATAAGGACATATAATATACAGCTTATACAAGCGCACGGAAGTTCGTACTTTACAGCTGTTTTAGTGAAGATGATAACACCAGATCTTAAGGTTGTATGGCATGACCATTATGGTAATAGTGAATTTTTAAAGGAAAGAGACACCCGATTTTTAAAGCCATTAAGTCGGTTTTTTGATGGGGTAATTGCTGTGAATGATATCCTAAGTCGCTGGTCTAAAGAATATTTAAATATAGAGAAGAGCGTTTTTATAAAAAATTTTATTGCAGATGCTTTGCCTTTAGATATAAACTTTAATCCTAAAGGAACAAAAGGTAAACGATTAGTTTGTGTTGCAAATTTAAGGCCTCAAAAAAATCATCAATTACTTTTAAAAAGCTTTGAAGAACTACTGAAAATAGATGATCAATATACCCTACATCTCTTTGGAAGCAAAATAGATATTACCTATTCAGATTTAATTTTAAGCAGTATTGAAACTTCAGGTTTTAAAGATTCGGTTTTTTATTACGGGACACATCTTAAAATATCTTCAGTTTTACCTTATTTTGATATTGGTCTATTAACTTCAAATTCTGAAGGCTTACCCTTATCGTTATTAGAATATGGGCAAGCAGGCCTTGCGGTGGTTACAACAAATGTAGGAGATTGCGCGCGAGTACTTGATGGTGCTGGGATATGTGTACCCCCTAATGATTTTGAAAGTTTAGTAAATGCAGTTTTAAACTATAAATCAACACCTCAATCAAAAATTGATTACGGAATATTATTACAGAAAAAGATTGAGCGTTTTTACAGTTCAAATTCTGTGTTAGCAGAAGTTATAGGCATATATGAGCAAGTTCTCAACTAA
- a CDS encoding O-antigen ligase family protein — MSKFSTNYNKIYIQLIALHVAIGFAIYLFRFLGIIYFLGSIVLFVIWIFQTGNKQNQVLVAASYMTAGEVFFRMTGGSIIPWEAGKYSVICFILIGLFFSGTSRKSAVYWLYLLLLIPGVIYAASTLNFDTNVRNAIMFNLSGPFCLGIAALYCYDRRVSREQLHKVVWALLMPVISLGSYLYFYTPDTREVLNGTGSNFALSGGYGPNQVATALGIGMFALAVQLFVNGKNKLIFFINLAILMFLTYRGIITFSRGGIFTAAIISVVFIFFYFQGVSKKKKNALSFYMLVLGIAIATTWFISSVRTMGLIDLRYANKDAAGRIKEDISTGREELITSELTFFVNNPIMGIGVGKTREYREEKLDILAASHNELSRLLSEHGIFGLFALMILIIAPLFYRIGNRKNYLFYSFFGFWFLTINHSSMRIAAPAFLYALALLNVVDEKKNTLHRKQISD; from the coding sequence ATGAGCAAGTTCTCAACTAATTACAATAAAATATACATTCAGCTAATTGCACTACACGTTGCGATTGGCTTTGCCATATATCTTTTTCGATTTTTAGGGATTATTTACTTTTTAGGATCCATTGTACTTTTTGTAATATGGATTTTTCAGACCGGTAATAAGCAAAATCAGGTGTTAGTTGCAGCTTCCTATATGACTGCGGGAGAAGTATTTTTCAGGATGACAGGAGGGAGTATCATACCCTGGGAAGCCGGTAAATATTCTGTTATTTGTTTTATTCTAATAGGACTTTTTTTTAGCGGAACGTCTAGAAAATCTGCAGTTTACTGGCTCTATTTATTGCTTTTAATACCTGGAGTTATTTACGCAGCTTCTACTTTAAATTTTGATACAAACGTTAGAAATGCGATTATGTTTAACCTAAGCGGGCCGTTTTGTCTAGGTATCGCAGCGCTCTATTGTTATGATCGTAGAGTAAGTAGAGAACAATTACATAAGGTGGTTTGGGCTCTTTTAATGCCCGTAATCTCTTTAGGGTCTTATCTTTATTTTTATACACCAGATACACGAGAAGTTTTAAATGGTACAGGTTCTAATTTTGCACTTTCAGGGGGGTATGGTCCTAATCAAGTAGCTACAGCATTAGGGATAGGAATGTTTGCGCTGGCTGTTCAATTATTTGTGAATGGGAAGAATAAATTGATCTTTTTTATAAATCTCGCGATCTTAATGTTTTTAACCTATCGAGGAATAATTACATTTTCACGAGGAGGTATTTTTACAGCAGCGATTATAAGCGTCGTTTTTATTTTTTTTTATTTTCAAGGAGTATCTAAAAAGAAAAAAAATGCACTGTCATTTTATATGCTAGTGCTGGGTATTGCTATAGCTACAACATGGTTTATATCTTCTGTACGTACGATGGGGCTTATTGATTTACGTTATGCAAATAAAGATGCTGCAGGTCGTATAAAAGAAGATATTTCAACAGGCCGCGAAGAATTAATCACATCAGAGCTTACTTTTTTTGTGAATAATCCTATAATGGGTATAGGGGTAGGTAAAACCAGAGAGTATCGCGAAGAAAAACTAGATATTCTAGCAGCCTCGCATAATGAACTTAGTAGACTACTTTCAGAACACGGTATTTTTGGGTTATTTGCTTTAATGATACTTATTATAGCCCCCTTGTTTTACAGAATAGGAAATAGAAAAAATTATTTGTTCTATTCGTTTTTTGGGTTTTGGTTTCTCACAATTAATCATTCTTCTATGCGAATAGCTGCGCCTGCTTTTCTTTATGCCCTTGCGTTACTTAATGTTGTTGATGAAAAGAAAAATACTCTACATAGGAAACAAATTAGCGACTAA
- a CDS encoding glycosyltransferase family 4 protein, with the protein MKRKILYIGNKLATKAATPTGIDTLGPNLVKEGYLVRYAGTKASKLFRFFEMLYAIVKNKSWVDYVLIDTYSTQNFWFAYYSGILCSLLSIPYIPILHGGNLPGRLKSNPESCKRLFNKSFLNVSPSLYLKEAFEKEGYTVQHIPNAIAIERYTFKMREHIRPKLLWVRSFASIYNPLLAVKLVEEFQAEFPNVELCMVGPEKDGSLRICKDYAEKNNLPVRFTGKLSKSSWIELSQGYDIFINTTHFDNFPVSILEAMALGLPVISTAVGGIPYLITDRITGLLVEENTVTKFSEQIKDLIFKDLLAQDISANARLMVENCDWKNVKNLWHKILF; encoded by the coding sequence ATGAAAAGAAAAATACTCTACATAGGAAACAAATTAGCGACTAAAGCTGCGACTCCTACCGGTATAGATACCTTAGGGCCTAATCTGGTAAAAGAAGGTTATTTGGTGCGGTATGCAGGTACAAAAGCGTCTAAACTATTCCGCTTTTTTGAGATGCTTTATGCTATTGTTAAAAATAAATCCTGGGTAGATTATGTGCTCATAGATACTTACAGTACTCAAAATTTTTGGTTTGCATATTATTCAGGCATATTGTGTTCCCTTTTAAGCATACCATACATTCCTATTTTACACGGTGGTAATTTACCCGGGCGGTTAAAATCAAATCCAGAATCTTGCAAGCGATTATTTAATAAATCATTTTTAAATGTGAGTCCGTCATTGTATTTGAAAGAAGCGTTTGAGAAAGAAGGTTATACAGTACAACACATTCCAAATGCTATAGCAATTGAGAGGTACACATTTAAAATGCGCGAACATATACGTCCAAAACTTTTATGGGTTCGCTCTTTTGCTTCGATTTACAATCCATTATTAGCAGTTAAGCTAGTTGAAGAGTTTCAGGCAGAGTTTCCTAATGTTGAACTTTGTATGGTAGGGCCAGAAAAAGATGGGAGTTTGCGTATTTGCAAAGACTACGCAGAAAAGAACAATCTTCCTGTTAGGTTTACGGGCAAATTATCAAAATCAAGTTGGATTGAGTTATCTCAAGGCTATGATATTTTTATAAATACTACTCATTTTGATAATTTTCCGGTTAGTATCCTAGAAGCCATGGCTTTAGGTCTACCTGTAATAAGTACAGCTGTAGGAGGAATTCCTTATTTAATTACAGATCGCATTACAGGTTTACTTGTTGAAGAAAATACGGTAACAAAATTTTCAGAACAAATAAAGGACTTAATTTTTAAAGACCTGTTAGCTCAAGATATTAGTGCTAATGCCCGTCTTATGGTCGAAAACTGTGACTGGAAAAATGTTAAGAATCTCTGGCATAAAATCCTATTTTAA
- a CDS encoding exopolysaccharide biosynthesis polyprenyl glycosylphosphotransferase produces the protein MPWIPKIHFEISERKILLRIFDLFFIFLMLALLGGVFQFDYFKINSERWEWALVLAIYYSIFAVIFEMYDLQKAASFQSTLQNVVLTVSVTVLFFILTPFFTPVLPENRLQIVYFYFAIVIGLLIWRYAYISFVSAPRFNKRILIVGNSFDINLIADNLHVADPNYRVIGYVNTDAIKQEALDRRLKVIEVNDLLKSIVRYSVSEIVVASPSKGVGVDLYNQLMILLGQGFPIREYTQVYEEITHRVPVQHVERDFYKYFPFSRSNKNRFYLAISRFFNVIFAAVVLVASLVLLPLVLLGNFIGNRGALLYTQERVGLNGKLFTIIKLRTMVKNAESNGAQWAQKEDSRITPFGKILRNLRIDEIPQCINILRGDMSLIGPRPERPVFVKELSEKIAFYDIRHVVKPGLTGWAQVCGRYVNSVDDSLEKLQYDLFYIKHRNLFLDLNILLKTISTVVYYRGQ, from the coding sequence ATGCCCTGGATCCCTAAAATCCATTTTGAAATATCAGAGCGTAAAATACTTCTGCGAATTTTTGACCTATTTTTTATTTTTCTGATGTTAGCACTCCTTGGCGGAGTATTTCAGTTTGATTATTTTAAAATCAATTCAGAACGATGGGAGTGGGCATTAGTACTTGCGATCTATTACTCCATTTTTGCGGTTATATTTGAAATGTACGATTTGCAAAAAGCTGCATCGTTTCAGTCTACACTTCAAAATGTAGTACTTACCGTATCGGTAACCGTTCTGTTCTTTATACTTACACCATTTTTTACTCCGGTTTTACCAGAAAACAGACTCCAGATTGTTTACTTCTATTTTGCCATAGTCATAGGGCTGTTGATCTGGAGGTACGCCTACATCAGTTTTGTGTCAGCTCCGCGTTTTAATAAACGTATTCTTATCGTGGGTAATAGTTTTGACATAAATCTTATCGCAGATAATCTTCATGTCGCAGATCCTAATTATCGGGTTATAGGATATGTAAATACAGATGCGATTAAGCAGGAAGCTCTTGACAGGAGATTAAAGGTTATTGAAGTTAATGATTTGCTGAAATCTATTGTAAGGTATTCAGTTTCAGAAATAGTTGTTGCGAGTCCGTCTAAAGGTGTAGGTGTAGATCTTTATAATCAATTAATGATTTTGTTAGGTCAGGGTTTTCCCATACGAGAATATACACAGGTATATGAGGAAATTACACACCGGGTTCCGGTACAACACGTTGAACGTGATTTTTATAAATACTTCCCATTTAGCCGAAGTAATAAGAACAGATTTTACTTAGCTATAAGCCGATTTTTTAATGTCATTTTTGCAGCAGTTGTACTTGTTGCCTCATTAGTTCTTTTGCCATTAGTATTACTTGGAAACTTTATAGGTAATAGAGGAGCACTTCTATATACTCAAGAACGTGTAGGATTAAATGGAAAACTATTTACCATTATTAAATTGCGCACTATGGTTAAAAATGCCGAGTCTAACGGTGCCCAATGGGCGCAGAAAGAAGACTCGCGCATTACACCTTTTGGTAAGATATTGAGGAATTTACGTATTGATGAAATACCGCAGTGTATAAATATTTTGAGAGGCGATATGAGCCTTATAGGCCCAAGACCAGAACGACCGGTTTTTGTAAAAGAGCTTTCAGAGAAAATTGCTTTCTATGATATCAGGCACGTTGTAAAACCCGGTTTAACAGGATGGGCACAAGTTTGCGGGCGCTATGTAAATTCAGTAGATGATTCTTTAGAAAAGCTACAATATGATTTGTTTTACATTAAGCATCGCAATTTGTTTTTAGACTTAAATATTCTTCTTAAAACAATAAGTACTGTAGTTTATTACAGAGGGCAATAA
- the lnt gene encoding apolipoprotein N-acyltransferase has translation MKNILLALTSGLILAIAWPTYGFPVLLFFGFVPLLWATHIYIIYNIKRPNLKIFSIAYLCFFTFNIITTWWLYNSTGFGMWFAVLANSLLMTFVWLLYARISKRFTVNLSLIFLIATWMLFEFLHLNWDFSWPWLNLGNAFATSTGWIQWYEYTGTFGGTLWVLITNALLYKALLQYSEIKNRKFLYGRLVLAFAIIIVPITLSQFIYNSYTETKNPVEVVLLQPNIDPYTEKYNTTNERIADLLFKESTEALTPETAFLIAPETVLAEGAGVDLRNFDYSTEKQRAQDFLQNYPNLNYLAGIQFYRLYTKESDLLPTSNYVGNDRLGNPLWADFFNSAFLLNSSGKSQIYHKSKLVVGVENFPYQSILKPLLGDVMIDLGGTVSMKTIQENRVAFTGLDGTKVGPVICYESVYGDFVTDYVNAGSQFLAIITNDAWWGDTQGHKQHLNYARLRAIENRRSIARSANTGISAIINQKGEIEKELGYGLGGSLKGIINKNDEITFYTSYGDYLAKMAFIPAVAIFIVSFFRRKRE, from the coding sequence ATGAAAAATATTTTATTAGCGCTCACCTCAGGATTGATTTTAGCAATTGCCTGGCCCACCTACGGTTTTCCAGTATTGCTTTTCTTTGGTTTTGTACCGCTATTATGGGCTACGCATATCTATATCATTTACAATATTAAGCGACCCAACTTAAAAATTTTCAGTATTGCGTACCTCTGCTTTTTCACATTTAATATTATAACAACCTGGTGGCTTTACAACTCTACGGGGTTTGGGATGTGGTTTGCTGTTTTGGCAAATTCCTTATTAATGACCTTTGTTTGGCTTTTATATGCGCGTATTTCAAAACGATTTACCGTAAACCTCAGCCTAATTTTTTTAATAGCTACCTGGATGCTATTTGAGTTTTTACACCTCAACTGGGATTTTTCCTGGCCGTGGTTAAATTTGGGTAATGCTTTTGCCACAAGTACGGGTTGGATTCAATGGTATGAATACACAGGAACATTTGGAGGTACATTATGGGTTTTAATTACAAATGCGCTCCTTTACAAAGCGCTTTTACAGTATTCTGAAATTAAAAACAGAAAGTTTTTATATGGCAGACTGGTACTGGCTTTTGCAATTATCATAGTGCCAATTACTCTGAGTCAGTTTATTTACAATTCTTATACTGAAACAAAAAATCCTGTAGAAGTGGTTTTACTGCAACCTAATATTGACCCATATACCGAAAAATACAATACAACAAATGAGCGCATAGCCGATTTGCTTTTTAAAGAATCAACAGAGGCTCTTACTCCCGAAACAGCATTTTTAATCGCTCCTGAAACCGTTCTCGCAGAGGGTGCCGGCGTAGACCTTAGGAATTTTGATTACAGTACCGAAAAACAAAGAGCACAAGATTTTTTACAGAATTATCCCAATTTAAATTACTTAGCAGGTATTCAGTTTTACAGATTATATACAAAAGAAAGTGACTTGCTGCCTACGAGCAATTATGTGGGTAACGATCGCTTAGGAAATCCCTTATGGGCAGATTTTTTCAATTCAGCCTTCTTACTCAATAGTTCTGGTAAATCGCAAATTTATCACAAGAGCAAATTGGTTGTTGGGGTTGAAAACTTTCCGTATCAAAGCATTTTAAAGCCGCTACTTGGTGACGTAATGATTGATCTGGGTGGAACAGTTTCTATGAAAACCATACAGGAAAACAGAGTTGCATTTACCGGATTAGATGGCACTAAAGTAGGACCAGTTATTTGTTATGAATCTGTCTATGGAGATTTTGTTACAGATTATGTAAATGCAGGATCTCAATTCTTAGCTATTATCACAAACGATGCCTGGTGGGGAGATACTCAGGGTCACAAGCAACATCTCAATTACGCAAGATTAAGAGCTATTGAAAACCGAAGAAGCATCGCCAGAAGTGCAAACACTGGGATTTCAGCTATTATAAATCAAAAAGGAGAGATTGAAAAAGAGTTAGGATACGGACTGGGAGGATCTTTGAAAGGTATCATCAACAAGAACGATGAAATTACATTTTATACCTCATACGGAGATTATCTGGCTAAAATGGCTTTTATACCAGCAGTGGCTATTTTTATAGTTTCCTTTTTCAGACGTAAACGGGAATAG
- a CDS encoding TIGR01777 family oxidoreductase has product MSILITGATGLVGQALTKKLQSQGESIHYLTTSANKIEDHKNYKGFLWNPNKFEIDTKCFEGVTCIVHLAGASIAERWTDEYKTKIIESRINTAQLLFDTLNETENNVEHFVSASAIGAYPSSKTINYSESFETYNPSFLGEVVEVWEAAADKFKELEIKVSKVRIGVVLAKDGGALEKLLQPIKMYVGAPLGDGKQWQSWIHIEDLAAVFTFVVLNQLEGVYNAVAPFPVTNEAMTKEAASILKKPLFLPNVPAFMLKIILGEMAAIVLESQKVSSKKIEQQGFDFRFKELDVALQDLLA; this is encoded by the coding sequence ATGAGTATTTTAATAACGGGAGCAACAGGACTTGTGGGCCAGGCACTAACAAAAAAATTACAGAGCCAGGGAGAATCTATTCACTATTTGACAACGAGTGCTAACAAAATAGAAGATCACAAAAATTATAAAGGCTTCTTATGGAATCCTAACAAATTTGAGATTGATACAAAATGTTTTGAAGGAGTTACGTGTATTGTTCATCTTGCCGGAGCAAGTATTGCAGAACGATGGACAGATGAATACAAAACTAAAATTATAGAAAGTAGAATAAATACGGCGCAGCTACTTTTTGACACCTTAAACGAAACTGAAAATAACGTAGAACATTTTGTATCGGCGAGTGCAATAGGTGCATATCCTTCTTCAAAAACAATTAATTACTCAGAAAGTTTTGAGACTTATAACCCCAGCTTCTTAGGGGAAGTTGTTGAAGTCTGGGAAGCTGCAGCAGATAAGTTTAAAGAATTAGAAATTAAAGTATCAAAGGTACGTATAGGAGTAGTGCTTGCTAAAGATGGTGGAGCATTAGAAAAATTACTTCAGCCAATTAAAATGTACGTAGGAGCGCCATTAGGTGACGGTAAGCAGTGGCAATCCTGGATACATATTGAGGACCTTGCAGCAGTATTTACTTTTGTGGTGTTAAATCAATTAGAGGGTGTTTATAATGCAGTAGCTCCATTTCCTGTTACAAATGAGGCAATGACTAAAGAGGCAGCTTCTATCCTCAAAAAACCTTTGTTTTTGCCTAATGTACCCGCTTTTATGCTCAAGATAATTTTAGGAGAAATGGCTGCGATAGTTTTAGAAAGTCAGAAAGTGAGCTCAAAAAAGATTGAGCAGCAGGGTTTTGATTTTAGGTTCAAAGAACTAGATGTTGCATTACAAGATTTATTGGCATAA
- a CDS encoding YceI family protein, protein MKFYTLFTMAVLVTAFISCKNEAKNETDAAEAETVAEASQEASKFMLDKDASTIKWEGKKPTGTHTGTVAAESGVVRLEGDEISGSFLINMTSIVVTDLEGDQKANLEDHLKGTVEGKEGDFFNVKKYPTAAFEITGVTEKDGKKIMSGNLTIKESKKNIEFPVMYEVAGNTMTLKSEPFTIDRTEWGVNYGSKSVFDNLGDKFINDDIQLEFTIVANQQM, encoded by the coding sequence ATGAAATTTTACACGCTTTTTACTATGGCTGTGCTTGTTACAGCTTTCATTTCTTGCAAAAATGAAGCAAAGAATGAAACTGATGCTGCTGAAGCAGAAACTGTTGCTGAAGCTTCTCAGGAAGCATCAAAATTTATGTTAGATAAAGATGCCTCAACTATTAAATGGGAAGGTAAAAAACCTACAGGAACACATACAGGAACTGTTGCTGCAGAATCTGGTGTAGTACGTTTAGAAGGAGATGAGATTAGCGGAAGTTTTCTAATCAATATGACTTCTATAGTTGTTACAGATTTAGAAGGTGATCAAAAAGCAAATCTTGAAGACCACTTAAAAGGGACCGTTGAAGGTAAAGAAGGTGACTTTTTTAACGTAAAAAAATATCCTACTGCTGCTTTTGAAATAACTGGTGTTACTGAAAAAGACGGTAAAAAAATTATGTCTGGAAACTTAACGATTAAAGAATCTAAAAAGAATATTGAATTTCCTGTTATGTATGAAGTAGCTGGCAATACTATGACGTTGAAGTCTGAGCCTTTTACAATAGATCGTACGGAGTGGGGTGTGAACTATGGTTCAAAGTCTGTATTTGACAATTTAGGTGATAAATTTATCAATGACGATATTCAATTAGAATTTACAATTGTTGCTAACCAACAAATGTAA
- a CDS encoding nucleotide exchange factor GrpE, giving the protein MSSENREDIINDQEDLNVETNLEGTEVSEDELTAEDQIANLQVELDKEKDKFLRLFAEFENYKRRTSKERVEMFKTAGQEVLQAMLPVLDDFDRAAIEIQKAKDKNLQKGVELISNKLRETLKSKGLKEMEVSAGDVFDADIHEAITQIPAPKDSLKGKIVDVIEKGYELGDKIIRFPKVVTGK; this is encoded by the coding sequence ATGAGTTCAGAAAATAGAGAAGATATTATAAATGATCAGGAGGATCTTAACGTAGAAACTAATTTAGAGGGAACAGAAGTTTCTGAAGATGAGTTAACTGCAGAAGATCAAATAGCTAATTTACAAGTTGAATTAGACAAAGAGAAAGATAAGTTTCTAAGACTTTTTGCTGAGTTTGAAAATTACAAAAGACGTACCAGTAAAGAACGTGTTGAGATGTTTAAGACAGCAGGACAAGAAGTTCTGCAGGCTATGCTTCCGGTACTTGACGATTTTGACAGAGCAGCAATTGAAATTCAAAAAGCAAAAGATAAGAATCTTCAAAAAGGAGTAGAGCTTATTTCAAATAAGCTAAGAGAAACTTTAAAATCTAAAGGTCTTAAAGAGATGGAAGTTTCTGCGGGCGATGTGTTTGATGCAGATATTCATGAAGCGATCACTCAAATTCCAGCTCCTAAAGACAGTCTTAAAGGTAAGATTGTAGATGTTATTGAAAAAGGATATGAGTTAGGAGATAAGATTATTCGTTTTCCAAAAGTGGTTACAGGTAAATAA
- the dnaJ gene encoding molecular chaperone DnaJ, producing MKEDYYDILGLSKGATAAEIKKAYRKKAIQYHPDKNPGDSEAEDMFKKAAEAYEILSDENKRARYDQYGHQAFEGGGGFNGGNMNMDDIFSQFGDIFGSAFGGGGFGGGFGGGGQRRTKGSNLRIRVKLTLEEIANGAEKKIKVKRKKQASGTTYKTCSTCNGMGQVTRVTNTILGRMQTASPCTTCGGSGQIIDSKPADADSQGMLTEEETVSIKIPAGVVDGMQLKVTGKGNEAPGNNGISGDLLVVIEEAAHDTLSREGDNLHYDLYVSIPEAVLGTSKEIDTVTGKVRIKVEEGTQSGKILRLRGKGIPSINGYGKGDLLVHVNVWTPKNLSKEQKEFFENMLDDDHFSPKPQQEDKSFFEKVKDMFS from the coding sequence ATGAAAGAAGATTATTACGACATATTAGGATTGAGTAAAGGCGCAACCGCAGCTGAAATTAAAAAGGCATACCGTAAAAAAGCGATACAGTATCACCCCGATAAGAATCCCGGTGACAGCGAAGCTGAAGATATGTTTAAGAAAGCGGCAGAAGCGTACGAGATTCTAAGTGATGAGAATAAACGTGCACGTTACGATCAATACGGTCATCAAGCCTTTGAAGGTGGTGGTGGCTTTAATGGGGGTAACATGAATATGGATGATATCTTCAGCCAATTTGGTGATATTTTTGGCAGTGCCTTTGGCGGTGGCGGTTTTGGCGGCGGCTTTGGTGGTGGCGGTCAGCGTAGAACTAAAGGGAGTAACTTACGTATACGTGTAAAACTTACTTTAGAAGAAATCGCTAACGGCGCAGAGAAAAAAATTAAAGTAAAGCGTAAGAAGCAGGCTAGCGGAACTACTTATAAAACGTGTTCTACCTGTAATGGGATGGGGCAGGTTACTCGTGTCACAAATACAATTCTAGGGAGAATGCAAACAGCCTCTCCTTGTACAACTTGTGGAGGTAGTGGTCAAATTATAGATTCTAAACCGGCAGATGCAGATTCTCAAGGTATGCTTACCGAAGAAGAAACGGTATCAATTAAAATACCTGCTGGTGTAGTTGACGGGATGCAACTTAAAGTTACAGGAAAGGGTAATGAAGCACCTGGTAATAATGGTATTTCTGGTGATTTACTGGTTGTAATTGAAGAAGCGGCACACGATACCTTAAGTAGAGAAGGAGATAATTTACATTATGATTTATATGTGAGTATTCCTGAAGCTGTTTTAGGAACCAGTAAAGAAATTGATACCGTTACTGGTAAAGTGCGAATTAAAGTTGAAGAAGGAACTCAAAGTGGAAAGATTTTACGCTTACGCGGAAAAGGTATTCCTTCTATTAACGGGTATGGTAAAGGAGATTTATTAGTACATGTTAACGTATGGACACCTAAGAACTTAAGTAAAGAACAAAAAGAGTTTTTTGAAAATATGCTTGATGATGATCACTTCTCTCCTAAGCCACAACAAGAGGATAAATCATTTTTTGAGAAGGTAAAAGACATGTTTTCTTAG
- a CDS encoding ABC transporter ATP-binding protein, translating to MTNLLVADNIYKKYGNYTALNDLSISIPKGSIFGLLGPNGAGKTTLIRIINQITMPDSGTVLLDGELLDPKHIANIGYMPEERGLYKSMKVGEQVIYLARLKGLSKAEAKERSEYWFERLGMMTWWNKKIQELSKGQAQKVQFIVTVLHQPKLLIFDEPFSGFDPINATLIKDEILKLRDDGATILFSTHRMESVEQMCDHIALINKSNKILDGKLSDIKRNYRTNTYEIGLETRDDSLVSLQNIEKTLLPEMAAHWEVSPAYFKTINENDLKMIVKIPQDLKSRDLLFYLSDKATINHFVEVIPTVNDIFIQTINAD from the coding sequence ATGACAAACCTGCTGGTCGCTGATAATATATACAAGAAATACGGCAATTATACCGCACTAAACGATCTTTCTATATCAATTCCCAAAGGGAGTATTTTTGGATTATTAGGACCTAATGGTGCCGGTAAGACAACACTTATTCGTATCATTAATCAAATTACGATGCCAGATTCTGGTACCGTACTTCTTGATGGGGAGCTTCTTGACCCTAAGCATATCGCAAATATTGGGTATATGCCAGAAGAGCGTGGCCTTTACAAGTCAATGAAAGTAGGAGAACAGGTGATTTATCTAGCGCGTCTTAAAGGTTTAAGTAAGGCTGAAGCTAAAGAACGCAGTGAATACTGGTTTGAAAGACTGGGAATGATGACCTGGTGGAACAAAAAAATACAGGAGTTGTCTAAAGGGCAGGCGCAAAAAGTTCAATTTATAGTGACAGTTTTACACCAACCAAAATTGTTGATTTTTGATGAACCTTTTAGTGGTTTTGACCCTATAAATGCAACACTCATAAAAGACGAAATTCTCAAACTAAGAGATGACGGCGCAACCATTTTATTTTCTACACACCGTATGGAATCTGTTGAGCAGATGTGTGATCACATCGCTCTTATTAACAAAAGCAATAAGATTCTAGACGGAAAATTATCTGACATTAAACGCAACTACCGAACGAATACCTATGAGATAGGTTTAGAAACACGTGATGATAGTTTAGTTAGTTTACAAAATATAGAAAAAACATTACTACCTGAGATGGCGGCACACTGGGAAGTGTCACCGGCCTATTTTAAAACTATTAATGAAAATGATCTGAAAATGATCGTGAAAATTCCGCAAGATTTAAAGTCAAGAGATTTGCTTTTTTATCTTTCAGATAAAGCAACTATTAATCATTTTGTAGAGGTAATACCTACGGTTAATGACATTTTTATTCAAACAATAAATGCAGATTAA